In a genomic window of Zingiber officinale cultivar Zhangliang chromosome 9B, Zo_v1.1, whole genome shotgun sequence:
- the LOC122024331 gene encoding oligopeptide transporter 3-like, whose protein sequence is MAGKGEGSPPEGNEEAERRPVEEVALVVPETDDPTMPVMTFRAWFLGLTSCSLLIFLNTFFTYRTQPLTISAILVQIAVLPIGQFMASVLPNREVRLFPGGWGFNLNPGPFNIKEHVIITVFANCGVSIGVGDPYSIGAITVMKAYYKQSLSFLCALVIVLTTQLLGFGWAGMMRKYLVDPADMWWPANLAQVSLYRALHEKDEKSKGLSRMNFFLIFFIASFGYYIFPGYLLPILTFFSWMCWVWPHSITAQQIGSAYHGLGVGAFTLDWAGISAYHGSPLVTPWFSILNVAVGFIMFIYIIVPLCYWKFNTFNAQKFPIFSNQLYTTTGQKYNTTKILTPNFDLNVAAYESYGKLYLSPLFALSIGSGFARFTATITHVILFHGSDIWRQSKSAMNSANLDIHAKLMRKYKQVPQWWFLILLLGSVVLSLMTSFIWKRDVQLPWWGMLFAFGLAWILTLPIGVIQATTNQQPGYDVIAQYMIGYAHPGKPISNLLFKVYGRISTIHALAFLADLKLGHYMKIPPRCMFTAQLVGTLVSGVLNLSVAWWMLEKITNICDVESLHPDSPWTCPKYRVTFDASVIWGLIGPGRLFGHGGLYRNLVWLFLIGAFLPVPIWILSKMYPEKKWIRLINIPVITAGFAGMPPAAPTNKASWLLTGAVFNYFVFRYRKGWWQRYNYVLSAALDAGTAFMGVLLFFALQNEGRNLHWWGTELDHCPLATCPTAPGISVKGCPVF, encoded by the exons ATGGCAGGGAAGGGAGAGGGGTCCCCTCCGGAGGGGAATGAGGAGGCGGAGAGGCGCCCGGTGGAGGAGGTAGCGCTGGTGGTGCCGGAGACGGACGACCCGACGATGCCGGTGATGACATTCCGCGCGTGGTTCCTCGGCCTGACGTCCTGCTCCCTCCTCATATTCCTCAACACCTTCTTCACCTACCGCACGCAGCCGCTCACCATCTCGGCCATCCTCGTGCAGATCGCGGTGCTGCCCATCGGCCAGTTCATGGCCTCCGTGCTGCCCAATCGAGAGGTGAGGCTCTTCCCCGGTGGTTGGGGGTTCAACCTCAACCCCGGCCCTTTCAACATCAAGGAGCACGTCATCATCACCGTCTTCGCCAACTGCGGCGTGTCCATCGGAGTAGGGGATCCCTACTCCATCGGCGCCATTACGGTGATGAAAGCCTACTACAAGCAGAGCTTGAGTTTCCTCTGCGCCCTCGTTATCGTGCTCACGACGCAG CTATTGGGTTTTGGCTGGGCTGGGATGATGAGAAAGTATCTGGTGGATCCAGCTGATATGTGGTGGCCTGCTAACCTTGCTCAAGTCTCCCTCTACAG AGCTTTACATGAGAAGGATGAGAAATCGAAAGGCCTAAGCCGGATGAACTTctttctcatattcttcattgccagCTTTGGCTACTACATTTTTCCTGGCTACCTCTTGCCAATATTGACCTTCTTCTCATGGATGTGTTGGGTATGGCCTCATAGTATCACTGCACAGCAGATTGGATCAGCGTACCATGGACTTGGGGTTGGTGCATTTACACTCGATTGGGCAGGGATCTCAGCGTACCATGGGAGTCCTCTAGTGACTCCATGGTTTTCTATCCTCAATGTGGCTGTTGGATTCATTATGTTTATCTACATAATAGTCCCTTTATGCTACTGGAAATTTAACACATTCAATGCGCAGAAGTTTCCAATATTCTCCAATCAGCTCTACACTACAACAGGCCAGAAATATAACACTACCAAGATATTGACACCGAATTTTGATCTGAATGTCGCTGCATATGAGAGTTACGGAAAGCTCTATCTTAGTCCTCTTTTTGCACTCTCGATAGGATCAGGATTTGCAAGATTCACAGCAACCATTACCCATGTTATTCTCTTCCATGGAAG TGACATCTGGAGGCAAAGCAAGTCAGCAATGAACTCAGCAAACTTGGACATCCATGCCAAACTGATGAGGAAATACAAGCAAGTACCTCAGTGGTGGTTCCTCATTCTACTACTCGGAAGCGTTGTATTATCGCTAATGACGTCCTTCATTTGGAAACGAGATGTGCAGCTTCCATGGTGGGGCATGCTATTTGCTTTTGGTTTGGCTTGGATTCTTACACTTCCCATTGGAGTAATTCAAGCAACTACAAATCAG CAACCTGGATATGATGTCATAGCCCAGTATATGATTGGGTATGCCCATCCTGGAAAACCGATTTCTAATCTTCTGTTCAAGGTCTATGGGAGAATCAGCACTATCCATGCCCTTGCATTTCTTGCTGATCTGAAGCTTGGCCATTATATGAAGATTCCACCTCGGTGCATGTTCACTGCTCAG CTTGTCGGAACTCTTGTTTCTGGAGTCTTGAACCTTTCAGTGGCTTGGTGGATGCTCGAAAAAATTACGAATATCTGTGATGTTGAATCTCTACATCCTGACAGCCCATGGACTTGCCCCAAGTATAGAGTTACCTTTGATGCTTCGGTCATATGGGGTCTCATAGGCCCCGGTCGCCTCTTTGGGCATGGAGGCCTATACCGGAATTTGGTGTGGCTGTTCCTCATCGGAGCTTTCTTGCCGGTTCCAATATGGATATTAAGCAAAATGTACCCAGAGAAGAAGTGGATCCGGCTCATCAACATTCCTGTCATAACTGCTGGTTTTGCTGGTATGCCGCCTGCAGCGCCAACCAACAAAGCTAGCTGGCTCCTGACCGGAGCCGTCTTCAACTACTTTGTTTTCCGATATCGAAAGGGCTGGTGGCAGAGGTACAACTATGTGTTATCTGCAGCTCTGGATGCCGGCACGGCATTCATGGGGGTGCTATTGTTCTTTGCCCTCCAGAATGAGGGTCGCAACCTGCACTGGTGGGGCACAGAGCTTGATCACTGCCCACTGGCAACATGTCCAACTGCACCAGGAATATCAGTCAAAGGATGCCCAGTcttctaa